DNA sequence from the Candidatus Kaistella beijingensis genome:
CCAGTTCCGATTGCTTTGGATGAGGAATTGATTGGGATTGTAGATTTTGAGGATAAAAAACAACTCTTAGAAACTATAAAACCTCAATTTATAATTCTGAAACCTTCTTTGGTCGGAGGATTTTCGGGAACTGATGAATGGATTTCTTTAGCCGAAAATCTTGAGATCGGTTGGTGGATTACTTCTGCGCTCGAAAGCAATATTGGTTTGAATTCGATTGCGCAATATACTTTCACCAAAAAACCAAAAATTCCTCAAGGTTTGGGAACAGGCGGACTTTTCACCAATAATTTTGATTCTGTTCTGGAGTTGAATGGCGACCAACTTTCCATGAAAAAAGTCTGAAAAATAGATTTTCAGACTTTTGTTAATTTAACTTTTTCAAGATTAAATTACGTTCTCTACGAAGATACTTCTTCTTAAACTTTGCAAAATATTTGCAAACTTTCTTTTCATCGCTTTCATAGAATTTTATTTAAGTGTTAATAAGTGATGCGAGGTTGCTTTCCAAAATGATGCCAAAAACAACCCTACTACAAAGGTTTTAGACCACCATTAATATAAACAGTTTTTTCACTTAAAATTTTTCATGATATTCAAGTGAAAGTAATTTAATTTCAAGATTTACTTCACTTCTTAACTTTTGCTTAATAATGGAATAATAAAGTTGAGGTGCGCACCTTTTTCCACAGACATGGTTTTGAAAATTCCGTTTAGTGAAGTCATTCTGCAATGCATGTTGGAAAAACCGTTTCCATCTTTTCGACTTTGCTTTATCCCTATTCCATCATCAATAACATCGATTGAGAATTCTTTTTCGGTTTGATTGAAGTGGAGGTAAACATTTTTTGCTTGGCCGTGTTTGTAGACATTGTTCAGTCCTTCTTTAACGCACAGAAACAGATTGCGTCTCACTTCAGATGAGATCATCATATCGAGTGTACTGCTATTGTTAAAATGAACTTTTATATCGGTTTTAGAGAAAAAGTTTTCGGCATAATTGGAGATGTATTCAATCAAATTGAACAGACTGTCGTTTTCGGAATTGAGGCTCCAAAGCATTTCTCGCATAGAGATATTCAGTTCATCACAAGTTTCCAAAAGCTCATGAATGTTTTTCACTGTTTCCTTATCTTTGATTTTGTGCTTCAAAAAATTAATCTGCAATTTTAGTGCAGAAATTACTGCCCCGAAATCATCGTGCATATCGTGAGAAATTCGCTCTCGTTCTTTAATTGCAATCTTTTGATATTCTAATTCCTTTTGTAAAAGCAAGTTTTGATATTCTACCTCTTTCAGTTTCCTTTCATTCTGCAAAACCGTTTGTCTCCGGCTATATAGAACAACAATAAAAATCATGAAGACCACCAAAGTGACCATCAAAACAATGGCAAGAACATAACCGAGCTTCAACTCAAACGGGATCTCTTTCACTACATCTACTTCTTACAGGTTATTGCTATAATAAAAATAATATAGGTGACTGTAACAGCAATCCTGAAAATCTTGTCGAGCATAATTAAAAACGCAAGATCATTTTTTTCAAGCCAATACATAGGCACAATCCTGAACAGGAAGAAAACACTCCATAAAAGAATGGCAGAACTTACCCAAAAAACCTGCTTTTTGGCAATAAAATCCTCATCAACATTTCTAACCTCGTTAAAAAGCCAACTGAGCGAAAGGAATATATAAAATAAGGCAAGCGTGACCCCTAATCCAACTGCGAAATTTTTTGAGGAACCAAGCATAAAATAAAAACACACTAAACCTGAAATTAGTCCCAACACATAGATTAGCTTCTTCTGGTTTCGCATAAATTTGCCGTAGTAATAAGTAAAAAAACCAATGTACATCAAGGATGCAACGGAGTAGATTCTACCACTCCATTCTTTACCCAGTATAATTGGCAATATTTCTATGGTGCATACTACCGTGAAATAAATGAATAAATCGATTCCGTTTCTGTTTCTATAGAAGAATGAAAGAAAAAGACATAGATAAATGATAACCGTATAAACAATTTGCTGATAAGTTGAAAACATAAAGTTTTATTTCATGTAGCTCTTCTTTCAAAATAATTACTCAAAAATTGCAGGTGCGATTATCAGAGGTTTGCCCTAACAATTCTCTTAAGTCTATAAAATTAATGATTTTCCGCTTACAAAGACGTTTTGTTTAAAAAATTAACCATTAATTATCATTAATAAAATTAACTTCAGCTAAAAAATAAATAAAAAAACCTGCGAACCAAACTGGTTTGCAGGTCAATAACAAAAGGAACCGAACTTAAGCTAAAGTGAATATATTCGTCCCTTCTTTTTCTCTTTTTGCGATAAGATTTTGGTCGGTTCCTCCCAAAACAGAAACAATATCAGATTGTACAGCCGAACTTGACAGGTAATTCCAGTGGTTACCGTATTTAAATTTGAATGAATCTTCCAAATCGTTTTTTGTGCCGGTACAATCAATGACAGAAACTACGGCTTTGAATTTAGAGATATCGGCTGGACCTATTTTTCCAAGACGGGGCGATAATATATTCTTTGAGAATTGCGAAATTCCTAGAACCGCATCTTTACGGTTCACATAAATACTTACTCGATTTGCCAATAGAGGTAATTTTATAAATGAGTCTTCAACCTCATCAAAAACACGGTAGCTCACATCTGCGCTTAACAAAACCACCTGATCGATTACCCGTGAAATATTACTTGTTTTCAGACTGTATAGCATACTTTGCAAAAGACGATTTCCCATAGAATGAGCAATGATATGAATTCTTTGGTTGCAGGGATTCAATTCGCCGTCGGAAAAGATATCTTTCAAAAACTGTGTGTATAAATAGAAAAGACGAAGTAAAGAGTTTCCAGAATTTATACTCGCTGCCTTATCATCAAAATAGGTAAGAGGAAAAACAGTACTTGAAGCCGGCCAACTGATGAAGAGAATATGGTTGACTGGACATTTCGGATCGTCAATATACATTTTTTTCAGTGCACAAATGGCTTTAAGTTCATCATCAAAAGTGTACGCAAATCCATGGATGAAAATCAAAACATCACTATGTTCTTTCGTAGCCGACATTTCTTTATAGAGGTCGTAAAACATTCTTTGTGTACCACCAAGATTTGCGGAGGTTAATTTTGAGTCGCCAAGGTTCTTTTCTTTCCTTAAAACTTCAAGAACCTGCTGATAACCTTGGATTTCCGGTTCGGAGAGAAGTTTGTAGTCCAAAATTTTTCTACCGGTGTAATCTTTCTTTTTTATTTCAGCTTTGGTGGGCTCTATCCACCTATCGAAATTACACTTGGCAATTCGAAAGTTGGGCACTGAATACTCTTCATTGGAGAAGGATTGTTTACCAGCTTCGTTAATGATTTTTCTATTGCTTAAAATAAATACTGACATGTTTTTAAGTTTTATGGGTTATTTTTAATTTAGTTGTTAATCCAAACTTTATACGAAGTATAACCATAATAATTATCGCTCACCGACCGATGAATCTCTTTCTCATTTAAATCTATAGCCGTTAATTGCTGAAAAAGTTTTATGGACCAAGCTGGAATGCACCAAAGACTTAAACTCAGCATAAAAAAAGAAAAAATGATCAATGATAAGTTCAATCCGCTTTCATCATTGTTGAGGAAATACAAAATTTCTCGTCCCGCATCAAGCTGATAAATTACGAAAGGAAAAAATACAGCAATGGCTATAAACAAACCATTCCCTCGAATGGTATTATAGAGCTTTTCCACCCACAGAAAAAGAAATTTCATGATATTAATTTTTCTTTAAAAATAATACTGAATTTCAAAACAAACCACCGTGAAAACACGGTATTTTTAAAAAAAAACATGATCACATCAATATTTTCTAACATGATGAATGTAAAACCAATAACTTTTTTCTATTCCCCAAGAATCCGTAAATTCGCACCCAACAATTCTAAACAATGGACGAAGAGAAAAAATCCCTCAATTTTATTGAGCAAATTATAGAAGACGATTTAGCAAACGGACTTGGGAAAGATAAGCTCCGCTTCCGCTTTCCGCCGGAACCAAATGGTTATCTGCATGTTGGTCACACCAAAGCCATCTGCATCAACTTTGGTTTGGGCGAGAAATATGGCGCTCCCGTAAATCTACGTTTCGACGATACCAATCCTGAAAAAGAAGAACAGGAATTTGTGGATTCCATCAAAGCGGACATTGATTGGTTGGGTTTTAAATATGATAAGGAATTGTATGCGTCCGATTATTTCGACCAACTTTACGATTGGGCCGTCCAGATGATTAAGAACGGAAAAGCTTATATTGACGAGCAAACTTCCGAAGAAATCACCGCCCAAAGAAAAAATCCTTTTGAGGAAGGGATTGAATCTCCTTTCAGAAATCGACCAGTTGAAGAAAGTTTGGAGCTTTTCGAGAAAATGAAAAACGGCGAATTCGAAGAAGGAGCAATGTCTTTAAGGGCAAAAATCGACATGAAATCTCCGAACATGAACATGCGCGATCCGGTGATGTATAGAATTTTGAAACGACCTCACCACAGAACAGGCGACAAATGGAAAATTTATCCAATGTACGATTGGGCGCATGGAGAGTCGGATTACATCGAGCAAATTTCCCACTCTCTTTGTTCTTTAGAATTCGAAAATCACCGTCCACTGTACGATTGGTATTTGGATCAGGTTTATGATGAAACCAAAGTGAGAAATAAACAGCGCGAATTCGCAAGAATGAACGTTTCTTACATGATCACTTCCAAAAGAAAACTTCAACGATTGGTTGCAGAAAAAGTAGTGACAGGATGGGATGATCCAAGAATGCCTACAATTTCTGGGATGAGAAGATTAGGATTTACACCCACTTCCATTAAAAAATTCATTGAAAGAGTGGGTGTCGCAAAACGTGAGAACTTGATTGATATCCAGTTATTGGAATTTTTTGTACGTGAAGATTTGAATAAGATCTCAACAAGAGTGATGACTGTTGTTGATCCCGTAAAACTGGTAATTGAGAACTATGATGAAAATGCTGAAGAATGGCTGGAAACCGAAAATAATCCCGAAGATGAGAACGCAGGAACTCGTGAAATTCCTTTCAGCAGAGAACTTTATATCGAAAGAGAAGATTTCAAGGAAGAAGCCAATAACAAATTTTTCCGTTTAAAATTAGGCGGTGAAGTTCGTTTGAAATCAGCATACATCATTAAAGCCGAAAGAGTTGACAAGGATGAAAATGGTGAAATCACCACGATTTATGCCACCTACGATCCCAAATCAAAATCTGGTAGCGGAACCGAGGAAAGTCTGAGAAAAGTAAAAGGAACTTTGCATTGGGTTTCGGCAAAACATGCTTTGCCAATAGAAGTAAGAATTTACGACCGATTGTTTACCACTCCACAACCCGATGCAGAAAAAGAAGTCGATTTCATGGAATTCATCAATCCGGAAAGTTTGAAAGTTACCCAAGGATTCGCAGAACCTAGCCTTAAAAATGCCGAAGTTGGGCAACCATATCAGTTCCAAAGAATTGGATATTTCACAAAGGATAGAGATTCTTCAGATGAAAAATTGGTTTTCAATAGAACGGTGACTTTAAAAGATGGTTACAAACCAGAATAAATTTCTGTGAAAAAATTACATAAAAAAAACTTCGGGATTCCGAA
Encoded proteins:
- a CDS encoding glutamine--tRNA ligase/YqeY domain fusion protein — translated: MDEEKKSLNFIEQIIEDDLANGLGKDKLRFRFPPEPNGYLHVGHTKAICINFGLGEKYGAPVNLRFDDTNPEKEEQEFVDSIKADIDWLGFKYDKELYASDYFDQLYDWAVQMIKNGKAYIDEQTSEEITAQRKNPFEEGIESPFRNRPVEESLELFEKMKNGEFEEGAMSLRAKIDMKSPNMNMRDPVMYRILKRPHHRTGDKWKIYPMYDWAHGESDYIEQISHSLCSLEFENHRPLYDWYLDQVYDETKVRNKQREFARMNVSYMITSKRKLQRLVAEKVVTGWDDPRMPTISGMRRLGFTPTSIKKFIERVGVAKRENLIDIQLLEFFVREDLNKISTRVMTVVDPVKLVIENYDENAEEWLETENNPEDENAGTREIPFSRELYIEREDFKEEANNKFFRLKLGGEVRLKSAYIIKAERVDKDENGEITTIYATYDPKSKSGSGTEESLRKVKGTLHWVSAKHALPIEVRIYDRLFTTPQPDAEKEVDFMEFINPESLKVTQGFAEPSLKNAEVGQPYQFQRIGYFTKDRDSSDEKLVFNRTVTLKDGYKPE
- a CDS encoding alpha/beta hydrolase, which codes for MSVFILSNRKIINEAGKQSFSNEEYSVPNFRIAKCNFDRWIEPTKAEIKKKDYTGRKILDYKLLSEPEIQGYQQVLEVLRKEKNLGDSKLTSANLGGTQRMFYDLYKEMSATKEHSDVLIFIHGFAYTFDDELKAICALKKMYIDDPKCPVNHILFISWPASSTVFPLTYFDDKAASINSGNSLLRLFYLYTQFLKDIFSDGELNPCNQRIHIIAHSMGNRLLQSMLYSLKTSNISRVIDQVVLLSADVSYRVFDEVEDSFIKLPLLANRVSIYVNRKDAVLGISQFSKNILSPRLGKIGPADISKFKAVVSVIDCTGTKNDLEDSFKFKYGNHWNYLSSSAVQSDIVSVLGGTDQNLIAKREKEGTNIFTLA
- a CDS encoding sensor histidine kinase encodes the protein MKEIPFELKLGYVLAIVLMVTLVVFMIFIVVLYSRRQTVLQNERKLKEVEYQNLLLQKELEYQKIAIKERERISHDMHDDFGAVISALKLQINFLKHKIKDKETVKNIHELLETCDELNISMREMLWSLNSENDSLFNLIEYISNYAENFFSKTDIKVHFNNSSTLDMMISSEVRRNLFLCVKEGLNNVYKHGQAKNVYLHFNQTEKEFSIDVIDDGIGIKQSRKDGNGFSNMHCRMTSLNGIFKTMSVEKGAHLNFIIPLLSKS